One region of Archocentrus centrarchus isolate MPI-CPG fArcCen1 chromosome 6, fArcCen1, whole genome shotgun sequence genomic DNA includes:
- the tmem258 gene encoding dolichyl-diphosphooligosaccharide--protein glycosyltransferase subunit TMEM258, giving the protein MELEAMTRYTSPVNPAVFPHLTVVLLAIGMFFTAWFFVYEVTSTKYTRDVYKELLISLVASLFMGFGVLFLLLWVGIYV; this is encoded by the exons ATG GAACTCGAGGCCATGACCAGATACACCAGCCCGGTGAACCCGGCCGTGTTCCCCCACCTCACGGTGGTGCTGCTGGCTATCGGCATGTTCTTCACCGCCTGGTTCTTCGT TTATGAGGTGACATCAACAAAATACACCAGGGACGTCTACAAAGAGCTGTTGATCTCCCTTGTGGCTTCACTCTTCATGGGGTTTGGTGTGCTGTTCTTACTACTCTGGGTTGGCATATATGTATGA
- the tmem138 gene encoding transmembrane protein 138 codes for MLQTSNYSLVLLIQLTLLAYDLFVNSFSELLRGAAVIQLVLFIIQDIAILFNVIIILLMMFNTYVFQVGLVSLLLERFRALLIFSALYLTLSICFHCWVLNLRWLNSNSFVWTDGLQALFVFQRTAAVFYYYLYKRTAEYMGDPRLYEDSLWLRDAFARARQ; via the exons ATGCTTCAGACTAGCAACTACTCACTGGTGTTGCTGATCCAGCTGACACTGTTGGCCTATGACCTCTTTGTCAACTCCTTCAGTGAACTTCTGAGAGGAGCAGCTGTCATCCAACTTGTGCTTTTCAT CATCCAGGACATTGCAATCTTGTTCAACGTGATCATCATCCTCCTGATGATGTTCAACACGTACGTGTTCCAGGTCGGCCTGGTGTCGCTGCTTCTGGAGAGGTTCAGGGCTCTGCTGATATTCTCTGCTCTTTACCTGACCCTGAGCATCTGCTTCCACTGCTGGGTGCTG AACCTAAGATGGCTTAATTCaaacagttttgtttggacAGATGGTCTACaagctctttttgtttttcagagaacAG CGGCTGTGTTTTATTACTACTTATACAAACGTACAGCAGAGTACATGGGGGACCCGAGGCTGTATGAGGACTCTCTGTGGCTGCGTGATGCCTTTGCCAGAGCTCGTCAgtga